In one Mustela lutreola isolate mMusLut2 chromosome 8, mMusLut2.pri, whole genome shotgun sequence genomic region, the following are encoded:
- the UCN3 gene encoding urocortin-3: MLKPAHLLLLLLLFPGAPRPGLSQKLYRAKSFFGCINPALSEARRSSLEDVPPLSKRGFPYLPSQDPSSGEEEEEEEEEEEEGKSKRTFPGSGGSSGAGSARYKYLPPAQLKGRPHQEKAKSDRHTKLTLSLDVPTNIMNILFNIAKAKNLQAKAAANALLMAQIGRKK, translated from the coding sequence ATGCTGAAGCCAGCCCACctcctgctgttgctgctgctgttcccAGGGGCCCCCCGGCCGGGCCTCTCCCAGAAGCTGTACAGAGCCAAGTCCTTCTTCGGCTGTATCAACCCGGCCCTGTCGGAAGCCAGGAGGAGCTCGCTGGAGGATGTACCACCGCTGAGCAAGAGAGGCTTCCCCTACCTGCCCAGCCAAGACCCCTCctcaggagaggaggaggaggaggaggaggaggaggaggaagaaggcaagaGCAAGAGGACCTTCCCAGGCTCCGGGGGCAGCAGTGGAGCGGGAAGCGCCCGGTACAAATACCTCCCCCCAGCTCAGCTCAAGGGCAGGCCGCACCAGGAAAAGGCCAAGAGTGACCGGCACACCAAGCTCACGCTGTCCCTTGATGTCCCCACAAATATCATGAACATCCTCTTCAACATTGCCAAGGCCAAGAACCTGCAGGCCAAGGCAGCTGCCAACGCACTCCTGATGGCACAGATTGGGCGTAAGAAGTAG